One genomic window of Vibrio parahaemolyticus includes the following:
- a CDS encoding YcjF family protein: MSELKQKQIFSDKALEKEQQSDSPELTAQKTFSEKETFVPVKIEEDRIETEQELQLEHVIRPRPSRKWLATGVFATFAGLVGWQAVDSFVTAVQTADWLALGWAGFITAVASLGLGAIGKELWKLRKLRNHFSIQEEAELLVHSDSVGKGKVFCEKVAEQSGVLAENPGFDRWQNSINPAHSDAEILDMYDSMVVSQQDKLATKVVSQHATESAALVAVSPLAAADMLLVAWRNFKMIDNLSKVYGVELGYASRIKLLRAVFVNMAAAGASELAIDAGMDLMSMDLAGKVSARAGQGLGVGILTARLGLKAMALLRPLPWYPDRQVKLGTIRKAVVAKVASITMKP, from the coding sequence ATGAGCGAATTGAAGCAGAAACAAATTTTCTCTGACAAAGCACTAGAGAAAGAGCAGCAATCGGATTCACCAGAGTTAACGGCGCAAAAGACATTCAGTGAAAAAGAAACTTTTGTACCAGTGAAGATAGAAGAAGATCGAATTGAAACCGAACAAGAACTGCAACTTGAACATGTGATTCGCCCTAGGCCGAGCAGAAAATGGCTCGCAACCGGCGTGTTTGCTACTTTTGCCGGATTGGTCGGGTGGCAGGCTGTAGACTCATTTGTCACTGCGGTGCAAACAGCTGACTGGCTAGCATTAGGTTGGGCGGGTTTCATTACTGCAGTGGCTTCATTGGGCCTCGGTGCTATCGGTAAAGAACTCTGGAAGCTACGTAAATTAAGAAATCATTTCAGCATTCAAGAAGAAGCCGAACTGCTCGTTCACAGTGACAGTGTGGGTAAAGGCAAGGTGTTTTGCGAAAAGGTGGCGGAACAGAGTGGTGTTTTAGCAGAGAACCCAGGCTTTGATCGCTGGCAGAACAGCATTAACCCAGCACACAGTGATGCGGAAATCCTCGATATGTACGATTCTATGGTCGTTAGTCAACAAGACAAGCTCGCTACAAAAGTGGTTTCTCAGCACGCGACTGAGTCTGCTGCGCTAGTTGCGGTAAGTCCACTCGCCGCCGCTGATATGTTGCTGGTGGCGTGGCGAAACTTCAAAATGATCGATAACTTATCCAAAGTGTATGGCGTTGAATTAGGTTATGCTTCGCGCATCAAGCTATTGAGAGCGGTATTCGTGAATATGGCAGCGGCAGGTGCAAGTGAGTTAGCCATTGACGCCGGTATGGATTTGATGTCGATGGATCTTGCTGGCAAAGTTTCTGCTCGTGCAGGGCAGGGGCTTGGCGTGGGGATTCTTACTGCGCGTTTAGGATTGAAAGCGATGGCCTTACTGCGTCCGCTTCCTTGGTATCCTGATCGCCAAGTCAAACTCGGGACTATCCGCAAAGCCGTGGTGGCGAAAGTTGCATCAATCACGATGAAACCATAA
- a CDS encoding YcjX family protein, protein MKRIKQEVNDFISRGMDSNVRIAVTGLSRAGKTAFITSLVNQLLHTATHDNLPLLTAARDKRLIGAKREPQTNMMVPRFAYDEAMSQIHANPPQWPVPTRDVSEIRLALKYKPKKTTKKLLSKTAVLNVDIIDYPGEWLLDLPLLDMNFSSWSQTQFDALKGKRKELAQAWLAELEQIELNADADEKQLEKVAHAYTDYLHACKDAGLHWVQPGRFVLPGELAGAPVLQFFPCRFESESKAPKGSNLAMLEARFHEYQQKVVKAFYKHHFATFDRQIVLVDCLQPLNAGDEAFYDMRQALEQIMHSFRYGRSSFLRRLFSPKIDKVLFAATKADHVTPDQHPHLVSLLQQMVHPAWQTAAYENIEMSCMSIASIQATTSGFITSGDKTISALQGTTLNGEPMTMFPGEVPKKLPNAAYWQNSGFDFTSFRPMPSASDEPMKHIRLDKALDYLLGDKLK, encoded by the coding sequence CACACCGCCACTCACGACAATCTACCTTTATTGACCGCCGCGAGAGACAAACGCCTTATTGGTGCAAAGCGTGAACCTCAAACCAATATGATGGTGCCTCGCTTTGCTTACGACGAGGCGATGAGCCAGATTCATGCGAACCCACCACAATGGCCTGTGCCAACGCGTGATGTGAGCGAAATTCGCCTAGCTTTAAAATACAAACCAAAGAAAACGACCAAGAAGCTGCTCAGTAAAACGGCGGTTCTCAATGTTGACATCATCGACTATCCGGGTGAATGGCTATTGGACTTGCCTTTGCTCGATATGAATTTTTCGAGTTGGTCTCAAACGCAGTTTGACGCGCTGAAAGGCAAACGCAAAGAGTTAGCTCAAGCATGGCTAGCTGAACTCGAACAGATTGAGCTCAATGCGGATGCAGATGAAAAACAGCTAGAGAAAGTGGCTCACGCTTACACGGATTATCTCCATGCTTGTAAAGATGCTGGGCTGCACTGGGTTCAGCCAGGACGATTTGTGTTACCAGGGGAGCTTGCTGGTGCACCGGTGTTACAGTTCTTTCCTTGTCGATTTGAATCGGAAAGCAAAGCGCCTAAAGGCAGTAACTTAGCCATGTTAGAAGCGCGTTTTCATGAATATCAGCAAAAAGTCGTGAAAGCGTTTTATAAGCACCATTTTGCAACATTTGACCGCCAAATTGTGCTGGTGGATTGTTTACAGCCACTTAATGCTGGCGACGAGGCGTTTTATGATATGCGTCAGGCTCTTGAGCAGATCATGCACAGCTTTCGTTATGGTCGCAGTAGCTTTTTGCGTCGTTTGTTCTCGCCAAAAATAGACAAAGTGCTATTTGCCGCCACCAAGGCCGATCACGTGACACCAGATCAGCATCCGCATCTTGTTTCTCTACTGCAACAAATGGTGCACCCAGCATGGCAAACCGCTGCTTATGAGAACATTGAAATGAGTTGTATGAGCATTGCCTCCATCCAAGCGACCACTTCAGGTTTTATTACCTCAGGCGACAAAACCATTTCGGCGTTACAAGGTACGACCTTAAACGGTGAGCCAATGACGATGTTCCCAGGAGAGGTGCCGAAGAAGCTACCCAATGCCGCCTATTGGCAAAACAGTGGTTTTGACTTTACTTCCTTCCGTCCTATGCCGTCAGCAAGTGATGAACCGATGAAACACATACGTCTAGATAAAGCACTGGATTATCTGCTAGGAGACAAATTGAAATGA